A window of Oncorhynchus nerka isolate Pitt River linkage group LG4, Oner_Uvic_2.0, whole genome shotgun sequence contains these coding sequences:
- the LOC135571351 gene encoding uncharacterized protein LOC135571351: MTQEIPQCEGLTTKQPHSPCEDPTTRQPHSPCEDPTTREPHSPCEDPTTRPTLTTRQPHSPCEDPTTRQPHPTTRHHVRTPQPDNHTHHVRTPQPDNHTHNVRTPQPDNHTHNVRTPQPDNHTHHVRTPQPDNHTHHVRTPQPDNHTHHVRTPQPDNHTHNVRTPQP, translated from the coding sequence ATGACACAAGAGATCCCACAATGTGAGGGCCTCACAACCAAACAACCACACTCACCATGTGAGGACCCcacaaccagacaaccacactCACCATGTGAGGACCCCACAACCAGAGAACCACACTCACCATGTGAGGACCCCACAACCAGACCCACACTCACCACCAGACAACCACACTCACCATGTGAGGACCCcacaaccagacaaccacaccCCACAACCAGACACCATGTGAGGACCCcacaaccagacaaccacactCACCATGTGAGGACCCcacaaccagacaaccacactCACAATGTGAGGACCCcacaaccagacaaccacactCACAATGTGAGGACCCcacaaccagacaaccacactCACCATGTGAGGACCCcacaaccagacaaccacactCACCATGTGAGGACCCcacaaccagacaaccacactCACCATGTGAGGACCCcacaaccagacaaccacactCACAATGTGAGGACCCCACAACCGTAA